A single region of the Plutella xylostella chromosome 7, ilPluXylo3.1, whole genome shotgun sequence genome encodes:
- the LOC105386399 gene encoding uncharacterized protein LOC105386399: MKLDKFISGCEGCGRLTPPRATMSEAAAAAAADESSLFDMDACFDTFDKDGDGKLNFEEFRLICKALFRNDKGHIYPLAEERARHIFQVFDKNADGFIDREEFAFCWNHWIKVIVRPVSAFLVVDVQNDFISGTLNISKCNAQQDGSEVVEPINRLLSICSFDCVFYSLDWHPPDHVSFIDNVTMRELHPNSPVSADKAQAYDTVVFAGPPPMKQRLWPRHCVQDTWGAELHKDLKIVPGAVKVYKGTNPEVDSYSVFWDNKKITDTTLCSQLRMRQATDIYICGLAYDVCVGATIADALAIGYRAILIDDASRGVDLADIEATKSTIVNNNGVIVTSDEVPAMVEGRDRRPELGYKLAMELKTALEDH; encoded by the exons ATGAAGCTGGACAAGTTTATAAGCGGTTGCGAGGGCTGCGGGAGGCTCACTCCGCCGCGGGCTACGATGTCggaggccgccgccgccgccgccgccgacgagTCTAGTCTCTTCGACATGGACGCCTGCTTCGACACATTTGACAAAGATGG TGATGGAAAGCTAAACTTCGAGGAGTTCCGTCTGATCTGCAAGGCGCTGTTCCGCAATGACAAGGGCCACATCTACCCGCTGGCGGAGGAGCGCGCGCGGCACATCTTCCAGGTGTTCGACAAGAACGCAGACGGGTTCATCGACAGAGAGGAGTTCGCGTTCTGCTGGAACCACTGGATCAAAGTG ATCGTGCGTCCGGTGAGCGCGTTCCTGGTGGTGGACGTGCAGAACGACTTCATCTCGGGCACGCTCAACATCAGCAAGTGCAATGCGCAGCAGGACGGCAGCGAG GTAGTGGAGCCTATAAACCGTCTGCTGTCGATCTGCAGCTTCGACTGCGTGTTCTACTCGCTGGACTGGCACCCGCCCGACCACGTGTCCTTCATAGACAACGTCACCATGAGGGAGCTTCACCCTAATAGCCCG GTATCAGCGGACAAAGCCCAAGCTTACGACACGGTGGTGTTCGCGGGCCCGCCGCCCATGAAGCAGCGCCTGTGGCCGCGACACTGCGTGCAGGACACGTGGGGAGCTGAGCTACACAAGGATCTCAAG ATAGTCCCCGGAGCAGTCAAAGTGTACAAGGGCACGAACCCCGAGGTGGACTCCTACTCCGTGTTCTGGGACAACAAGAAGATCACCGACACCACGCTCTGCTCACAACTGCGTATGCGACAGGCCACGGATATCTATATATGTGGGTTGGCGTATGATGTTTGTGTGG GAGCGACGATAGCGGACGCGCTAGCCATCGGCTACCGCGCCATCCTCATAGACGACGCGTCGCGCGGCGTAGACCTCGCCGACATCGAGGCCACCAAGAGCACCATCGTCAACAACAACGGCGTCATCGTCACCTCCGACGAG GTCCCGGCGATGGTGGAGGGGCGGGATCGGCGGCCGGAGCTCGGGTACAAGCTGGCCATGGAGCTCAAAACCGCGCTAGAAGACCACTag
- the LOC119690786 gene encoding chromatin target of PRMT1 protein isoform X2, with protein MVIEKVHGLHSTGISLSDRFSILASAPAVPPRARSQRPRTRRHSAGGFLNAIGSLLAHDGVNNRNLVDQMARRLEMQYRRRELRQRLGNAGLRRAGSETNMPGLRHANSFSNLSQASFRSHNSWRGSNGNLSRSASFGNLSGRGRGRLRGLARRGGANQQLRGRFGVRQGRITRASVQQQGAARRGGARGRGARGAGRGQGTPRAQGAQGAARARGRGGLRGRGRGGVNRQDQRPVPSREELDNQLDEYMASSKSALDRDLDAYMKSAMEMDSEL; from the exons ATGGTTATTGAGAAAGTTCACGGTTTGCATTCTACCGGCATCAGCCTGAGTGACCGGTTCAGCATCCTGGCCAGCGCCCCGGCAGtgccgccgcgcgcccgcAGCCAGCGCCCGCGCACCCGCCGCCACTCCGCCGGGGGCTTCCTCAACGCCATCGGATCCCTGCTGGCCCACGATGGAGTCAACAACAGGAACTTGGTCGACCAGATGGCGCGGCGCCTAGAGATGCAGTACAGACGG AGGGAGCTCCGTCAGCGCCTTGGCAACGCTGGGCTGCGGCGCGCGGGCAGCGAGACCAACATGCCAGGGCTGCGCCATGCGAACAGCTTCAGCAACCTCAGCCAGGCCAGCTTCCGCAGCCACAACAGCTGGAGGGGATCTAATGGGAATCTCAG TCGATCAGCCTCTTTCGGCAACCTGtccgggcgcgggcgggggcggctgCGCGGGCTGGCGCGCCGCGGGGGCGCCAACCAGCAGCTGCGGGGGCGCTTCGG TGTCCGTCAAGGCCGCATCACTCGCGCCTCCGTTCAACAAcagggcgcggcgcggcgcgggggtgcgagggggcgcggcgcgcggggggcggggcgggggcagGGCACCCCCCGGGCGCAGGGAGCGcagggggcggcgcgggcgcgggggcgcggtGGACTGCGCGGCAGGGGACGAG GAGGCGTGAACCGTCAAGACCAGAGGCCGGTGCCTTCTAGAGAGGAGTTAGACAACCAACTGGATGAATACATGGCGTCTAGTAAATCAGCCCTGGACAGAGACCTAGATGCCTATATGAAATCCGCGATGGAAATGGACTCTGAGCTCTAA
- the LOC119690786 gene encoding chromatin target of PRMT1 protein isoform X1, which yields MVIEKVHGLHSTGISLSDRFSILASAPAVPPRARSQRPRTRRHSAGGFLNAIGSLLAHDGVNNRNLVDQMARRLEMQYRRRELRQRLGNAGLRRAGSETNMPGLRHANSFSNLSQASFRSHNSWRGSNGNLSRSASFGNLSGRGRGRLRGLARRGGANQQLRGRFGVRQGRITRASVQQQGAARRGGARGRGARGAGRGQGTPRAQGAQGAARARGRGGLRGRGRVEAISLAAILRRLDPASERRYWRRAGPDLTRPARRARPATRRREPSRPEAGAF from the exons ATGGTTATTGAGAAAGTTCACGGTTTGCATTCTACCGGCATCAGCCTGAGTGACCGGTTCAGCATCCTGGCCAGCGCCCCGGCAGtgccgccgcgcgcccgcAGCCAGCGCCCGCGCACCCGCCGCCACTCCGCCGGGGGCTTCCTCAACGCCATCGGATCCCTGCTGGCCCACGATGGAGTCAACAACAGGAACTTGGTCGACCAGATGGCGCGGCGCCTAGAGATGCAGTACAGACGG AGGGAGCTCCGTCAGCGCCTTGGCAACGCTGGGCTGCGGCGCGCGGGCAGCGAGACCAACATGCCAGGGCTGCGCCATGCGAACAGCTTCAGCAACCTCAGCCAGGCCAGCTTCCGCAGCCACAACAGCTGGAGGGGATCTAATGGGAATCTCAG TCGATCAGCCTCTTTCGGCAACCTGtccgggcgcgggcgggggcggctgCGCGGGCTGGCGCGCCGCGGGGGCGCCAACCAGCAGCTGCGGGGGCGCTTCGG TGTCCGTCAAGGCCGCATCACTCGCGCCTCCGTTCAACAAcagggcgcggcgcggcgcgggggtgcgagggggcgcggcgcgcggggggcggggcgggggcagGGCACCCCCCGGGCGCAGGGAGCGcagggggcggcgcgggcgcgggggcgcggtGGACTGCGCGGCAGGGGACGAG TCGAGGCCATAAGCCTGGCGGCCATATTGCGTCGCTTGGACCCCGCGTCGGAGCGGCGCTACTGGCGCCGGGCCGGGCCCGACCTCACGCGGCCCGCCAGGCGCGCGCGGCCGGCGACACG GAGGCGTGAACCGTCAAGACCAGAGGCCGGTGCCTTCTAG